Within the Elusimicrobium sp. An273 genome, the region GAAGGCGGATTTTTTAAAACATCCACCCGGTGCGCAAGTGCACCGCTGCTTCCCAGCGGTGCGGAAAGTAAAAATACACATTGCGAGCAGACTGCAGGTGATACATGCCGCGCAGTTCCAACCCGCCAAACCAATTTTCGGAAAAAGCAGTTTCCACTCCCGCTCCAAAAGCCAGAAACGGAACCGAAAATTTTTCCTGCCACAAACTAAAATAAGAAACGTCGTGCTGCTGCCACCCCATGCCTGCCGTAATGTAGGAGCGGGGACTGGCCTGCGGCGTAAGGGTAACCTTAAGAAGGGCTTCCAAACGGTAGGTGCGGTACTTGTCCACAAGTTCCGTTTTCTTCAGCGGGCCGGAAACCCCTCCGGATACTCCCACTGCAGCCCAATCGGCCAAGGAATAGAACGCCCGTACTTCCGCGCCCAGCTCTCCCTGCACCAGCCGTTGGCCGGTAAAATCGTGCATTTGCCCCGAAAAAGCGGCCGCCCCGGCCGACACTTCCCACCGCGGGGCCGTAAACCGGGCCGGTTCTTCTTGGGCGGTATAATCACGGGCACGATAAATTTGGGAAAAGCAAGGAATAGACAGACACAACCACACGCTTAAGCACACAAACCGTTTCATATCTTATATTGTAACAAGATCGTTTTTGCGCTTAAATAATGCAATACAGTTATATATCCCGTGGGGCTTGTTTGGGGGATACTGCGAGCCCTTTTGCAAAAAAAAACCTTTGACTTACTCGTCAAAGGGTTTAACTTTTTAAAATCTTACCGGGGAAGGGACTTGAACCCTTAAGCCCGAAAGGGCAATGGTTTTTGAGACCATCCTGTATACCAATTCCAGCACCCCGGCATAACAGCTAATAATTTATTTTAGCAAATTTTTTCCTAAAATAAAATTTTTTTCATTTTTAACCGCCTGCAAAACCGCCTGCGCAGTTAAAATTTCAGCATGGAGACGTATTCTTCCAACCGCTGGTCTACATCCTGTTTGGAAAGATTGGCCAAACGGTCTACGCTAAAGGACTCAATCGTAAACGAAGCCATCACGTTGCCAATCATCATGGCTCTTTTAATCGCCGTCAAGTTATTCCAGTCTTCCAAGCTGGCCAAATAGCCGGTAAATCCGCCGCCGAAGGTATCCCCGGCGCCGGTCGTATCGTGCACATGCTCCAGCACAAAAGGAGGCAGCTGCACCAGGCCTTTGTTGCTTACCAGCATCGCCCCGTTGGAACCAAGCTTAATGACCACATACTTCACGCCCTGTTCCAGCAAAATCCGCCCGGCTTTAATCAGGTTGTACTCGCCGGTTAACTGGCGGGCTTCGCCTTCGTTTAAAAAGAACACGTCAATGCGTTTTACCACTTTCAGCAACGTCTCTTTTTTGGACGAAATCCAATAGTTCATCGTATCGCAGGCCACCAGCGACGGATGCTTTACCTGGTTTAATACCGAAAGCTGCAGCTCGGGGTCTATATTGGCCAAAAACACGGCTCTGGCATTTTTTTGAATGTCGTTTAAAACGGGATTAAAATTTTGAAAAACATTCAAATCCGTAAACCGGGTAACGGCGGTGTTGAAATCTTTGTCATAACTGCCGCCCCAGTGGAAGGTTTTTCCGTCCCGCACTTCCAGCCCGTCCAAGTTTACCCCGCGCTTTACAAACGGGGCCCGGTCTTGCTGCGTAAAATCCGTCCCCACGACGGCCACCACGGCGGGGCTTGCAAAATAGCTGGCACAAATGGAAGCATAGCTGGCCGCGCCGCCCAACACGCGCTGCACGCTGCCATTGGCGTTTTCAATGGTATCAAAAGCTACCGATCCGACTACTAACACTTCGTTATTCACGGCTTAGTCCTGTAAGAAAGTTTTGATTTCCACTTCGCTGTTGAACTGGTCAAAAAAGCCCGTTTGAGCGGTTTGCATTTTCGTATCCATCAACTGAGAGGCAAACTCGTTTTTGTTTTCGTCAAAATTTTTCAAATTGCCGTGCTGTTTTTTGTATTCGTATTTAATTTCTTCGGGCGTCAGTTTGTAATAGGAATACAACACCCCGCGGAAGCGATCCGCCAGTTTGCCTTTGCGCAGCTGGTTTTCAAACTGGGCCGGCGTCATGCCGACGGAGCGTTTTAAGGCATATTCGTAAGCAGTTTTGTTAAACTGCCCGTTTTGCGAAAAGAAAGGAGAGGTTTGAATATCGTAGGCGATTTCGTAATCCGACACTTCCAGCCCCGCCTGATGCGCCGCTTGGTTGAGCACTTCTTCGCTGATCAGCGCCGCCAAAAATTGCTGCTGCAGGAACTTCATCATATTTTCGTCCACATCCACGCCTTGGTTGCGCAGCACGCGGGCGCGGTCTTCGGTAACGCGGTACAAATCGCGGTAGGTAATATCGGCAGATCCCACCTGCGCCGCCGTATTGCTGAAGTTGCCGCGGCGATAGGCATCGGCCCCTAAATACACGATACTGCCCAAAAAGAAGGCCAGCGTGATGATAAGAATTATTTTTTTGTGTTTGATCAGGAACGAAATCATATTCCAAAACTCCCGTTGTTAGTTGTCTTTTTCCGTCTTGTCTTCTTTTTCGGAGGCCGCGGATTCTTCCCCGCCGCCAATGCTGCACTGGCCGTCAATGCGGCCGCCTTCTTCCACAATCATTTTTTTGGCGCGGATGTCGCCTTTAATGGAGGCCGCGGCCAACACTTCCAACATATCGGCGCAGACATTTCCTTCAATCACGCCGCCGCATACCACGATTTGGGCCGTTACGTCTCCCACAATTTTTCCGTCCGTACCCACAATCACGTGGCGGGCGTTATCCACCGAGCCTTCCAGTGTTCCGTCCACGCGCAAAGAGCCCTGCACGCTCAGCGTTCCCTGGAAGTAACATTCCGCGCTGACGACGGAAAAATGTTCACCGGAAGAAAAATCCGAATCCTTCTTTAAAAATCCCATACCTTCCTCCTGAATTATTTAAAATAGTCCCTTGGATTGACGGCCTGCCCGTCTTTCCACACTTCGTAATGCAAATGCGTCCCGGTCGAGCGGCCGCTGGAGCCCATGGTGGCAATCCGGTCGCCGCGTTTGACCACGTCCCCCGCCTTTACCCGAATTTGGGTGGTGTGGGCGTAGAGGGTGGAATACCCCAGCCCGTGGTCTACCAAAATGGCTTGCCCGTAGCTGGGCACCCAGCCGGCATGGCGCACCACGCCGTCTGCGGTAACCACAATGGGGCTGTCGGGCTTGCCGGCAAAATCAATGCCGTTGTGGCGTTTGGTGGTGCGGTGTCCGAACGGATCCAAACGGTAACCAAAGCCGGAGCTGATGCGCGCCGTAGACGGGCGGATAGACGGAATGGAGTTTAAGCCTTCGCGGCGGTTGGCAAAGTACCAGGCAATTTCCTGAAAGCTGGCCAAACGCGTTTTGGCGCTGTCTTCAATAGAATCAATATACTGCTCAAACTCTTCCGTATCCAAGTCTTTCAAATCTTTGCTCATGGCCTCGCTGAAGCGGGCGTCTTCTTTGGCTTTGGCTTCTTCCCAGCCTTTGGGCAAATTGATAAATTTTCCGCCGGGCATGCCCAACATTTGGCGCATTTGCGTATCGGTGGTGCGGGTTAAATCCAAATACTTGCGCCCGCGTTCCAGCTCGTCGGCAATCAGCTTCATTTTAACGCGCATTAAATTGTTGTCGGCTTTGGTAATGTTGTAATCATACGCCCGGATAAAAAACAAAAATCCGCACAGGGTAATAATCAGCCATAGCACAAACACCAGCACGAGCGTAAGCACGCGCACCTTGAACTTTTTGGAAGAACCCATGCGCGGCATAATTAAAATATCCACGCGTTCTGCCAGAAGGCGGCCTA harbors:
- a CDS encoding PfkB family carbohydrate kinase, encoding MNNEVLVVGSVAFDTIENANGSVQRVLGGAASYASICASYFASPAVVAVVGTDFTQQDRAPFVKRGVNLDGLEVRDGKTFHWGGSYDKDFNTAVTRFTDLNVFQNFNPVLNDIQKNARAVFLANIDPELQLSVLNQVKHPSLVACDTMNYWISSKKETLLKVVKRIDVFFLNEGEARQLTGEYNLIKAGRILLEQGVKYVVIKLGSNGAMLVSNKGLVQLPPFVLEHVHDTTGAGDTFGGGFTGYLASLEDWNNLTAIKRAMMIGNVMASFTIESFSVDRLANLSKQDVDQRLEEYVSMLKF
- a CDS encoding outer membrane protein, which encodes MKRFVCLSVWLCLSIPCFSQIYRARDYTAQEEPARFTAPRWEVSAGAAAFSGQMHDFTGQRLVQGELGAEVRAFYSLADWAAVGVSGGVSGPLKKTELVDKYRTYRLEALLKVTLTPQASPRSYITAGMGWQQHDVSYFSLWQEKFSVPFLAFGAGVETAFSENWFGGLELRGMYHLQSARNVYFYFPHRWEAAVHLRTGWMF
- a CDS encoding M23 family metallopeptidase translates to MGKLINSLGRLLAERVDILIMPRMGSSKKFKVRVLTLVLVFVLWLIITLCGFLFFIRAYDYNITKADNNLMRVKMKLIADELERGRKYLDLTRTTDTQMRQMLGMPGGKFINLPKGWEEAKAKEDARFSEAMSKDLKDLDTEEFEQYIDSIEDSAKTRLASFQEIAWYFANRREGLNSIPSIRPSTARISSGFGYRLDPFGHRTTKRHNGIDFAGKPDSPIVVTADGVVRHAGWVPSYGQAILVDHGLGYSTLYAHTTQIRVKAGDVVKRGDRIATMGSSGRSTGTHLHYEVWKDGQAVNPRDYFK
- a CDS encoding SurA N-terminal domain-containing protein, whose product is MISFLIKHKKIILIITLAFFLGSIVYLGADAYRRGNFSNTAAQVGSADITYRDLYRVTEDRARVLRNQGVDVDENMMKFLQQQFLAALISEEVLNQAAHQAGLEVSDYEIAYDIQTSPFFSQNGQFNKTAYEYALKRSVGMTPAQFENQLRKGKLADRFRGVLYSYYKLTPEEIKYEYKKQHGNLKNFDENKNEFASQLMDTKMQTAQTGFFDQFNSEVEIKTFLQD
- a CDS encoding bactofilin family protein encodes the protein MGFLKKDSDFSSGEHFSVVSAECYFQGTLSVQGSLRVDGTLEGSVDNARHVIVGTDGKIVGDVTAQIVVCGGVIEGNVCADMLEVLAAASIKGDIRAKKMIVEEGGRIDGQCSIGGGEESAASEKEDKTEKDN